The segment GGCATCCAGTACCGCACCGGTCAGGCGTTCGACTTCAAGGCGATCACCGCGCTGGCGCACGCGCGCGGCTGCACGGTGGGCTTCGACCTGGCCCACGCGGTGGGCAACCTGCCGCTGGCGCTGCACGACAGCGGCATGGATTTCGCCGTGTGGTGCCATTACAAGTACGTCAACTCCGGCCCCGGCGCCGTCGGCGGAGTGTTCGTGCACGAGCGTCATGCCACCGCCGAACTTCCGCGCTTCCACGGCTGGTGGGGCAATCGCCGCGACAACCGCTTCCAGATGGCGCCGACCTTCGATCCCACCCCGGGCGCGGAAGGCTGGCAGCTGTCGAATCCGCCGATCCTGGCGATGGTGCCGCTGCGCATCTCGCTGGAGATCTTCCACCGTGCCGGCATGGACCGGCTGCGCGCCAAGTCGCTGCAGCTCACCGGCTATCTGGAGTGGCTGGTGAACTCGCAGCTGGCCGACCTGCTGGAGATCATCACGCCAGCCGATCCGACGCAGCGTGGCGCCCAGTTGTCGATCCGCGTGCGAGGCGGGCGCGAGCGCGGCCGCGCGCTGTTCGATTACCTGGTCGATCAGGGCATCATCGGCGACTGGCGCGAGCCCGACGTCATCCGCATCTCGCCGGCGCCGCTGTACAACCGCTTCGCCGACTGCCTCGCCTTCGCCGAGGCCGTGCGGGCGTGGAGCGACGCGGGCTGAATCGACGCGGGGACGTACGGCAGTATGGACGTCCCGCCAGCAGGAACATCGCAGGAACGTGCAGGGATGCAGGCAGGGAGGCACACCGTACCGGTGCCGGTTACCATCGGGAACCGGCACCCCGTCCCCACCACCTTCCGGAGCCACCGATGCGAAACACCTTGATCCACGGCCTGGCGGCGGCCCTGCTGCTGGCCGCGCCGCTGGCCTGGGGCCAGTCCGCCGCCGTGCAGGACAACATCCCCAAGCAGGCGCTCGACGCCACCGCCGCCCCGACCACCCTGGCCGACCTGTCGAAAGACCAGCCGGTCACCGCGAAGCACGCGATGGTCGTCTCGGCCCAGCACCTGGCTACCCAAGTCGGCGTGGACATCCTCAAGCGCGGCGGCAATGCCGTGGACGCTGCGGTCGCGGTGGGCTACGCACTGGCGGTGGTGCATCCGTGCTGCGGCAACATCGGCGGCGGCGGCTTCATGCTGATCCACCTGGCGCACGGCAAGGACGTGTTCCTCGACTTCCGCGAGAAGGCCCCGCTGAAGGCCGGCCCGACCCTCTTCCAGGACGACAAGGGCAACGTGGTCCCGGGCAAGAGCACCGGCACCTATCTCGGCGTGGGCGTGCCCGGCACCGTGATGGGCATGGACGAGGCGCTGAGGAAGTACGGCCACCTCTCGCGCCAGCAGGTGATCGCCCCGGCGATCAAGCTGGCGAAGCAGGGCTTCGTGCTGCAGCAGGGTGACGTGAACATCCTCGGCGAGCGCACCAAGGACTTCCAGAAGTACCCGAACGTCGGCGCGATCTTCCTGAAGAACGGCCAGCCGTACCAGGTCGGCGACCGCCTGGTGCAGCCACAGCTTGCCAAGACCCTCGAGGAGATCAGCAAGGGCGGCACCCAGGCCTTCTACCACGGCGACATCGCGCGCCGGGTGGTGGCCGCCAGCGAGGCCAACGGCGGCCTGCTGACGATGAAGGACTTCGCCGATTACACGGTGAAATGGGATAACCCGATCAAGTGCGGCTACCGCGGCTACACCGTGGTCTCCGATCCACCGCCCAGCTCCGGCGGCGTCACCGTGTGCCAGATCCTCAAACTGCTCGAACCCTATCCGCTGAAGGACTGGGGCTACGGCTCGGCCCGCGCCCTGCACTTCACCATCGAGGCCGAGCGCCGCGCCTTCGCCGACCGCAACAATTACCTCGGCGACCCGGCCTTCGTGAAGAACCCGATCGACACGCTGCTCTCGGACAAGCACATCGACCAGCTGCGAGCGACCATCGACCCGGACAAGGCCACGCCGTCCACCGAGGTCAAGGGCAGCCTCGGCGCCACCGAGGGCATGGACACCACCAGCTACGCCGTGGTCGACAAGGACGGCAACGCGGTGTCGGTGACCTACACCATCAACTACCTGTTCGGCGTCGGCCAGATCGCCGGCGACACCGGCTTCTTCCTCAACAACGAGATGGACGACTTCACCTCCAAGCCCGGCGTACCGAACACCTTCGGCCTGGTGCAGGGCAAGGCGAACCAGGTGGAGGGCGGCAAGCGCCCGCTGAGTTCGATGTCGCCGAGCATCGTGCTGAAGGACGGCAAGCTGTTCATGGTCACCGGCAGTCCCGGCGGCTCGACCATCATCACCACGGTGATGCAGAGCATCACCAACGTGATCGACTACGGCATGAACATGCAGCAGGCGGTGAACGCCCCGCGCATGCATCACCAGTGGTATCCCGACGCGGTGATCTACGAGCCGGGCCTGTTCACCGACGCGGTGAAGAAGGAACTGGAGGGCATGGGCTACAAGTTCAAGCAGGTGCAGTCCTGGGGCGCCGACGAGGCGATCCTGCGCAGCCCGAAGACCGGCCTGCTGGAAGGCGCCAACGATCGTCGCCGCCCGTCGGGACTGGCCGCCGGCTACTGATCCGGCCG is part of the Dyella thiooxydans genome and harbors:
- the ggt gene encoding gamma-glutamyltransferase, whose protein sequence is MRNTLIHGLAAALLLAAPLAWGQSAAVQDNIPKQALDATAAPTTLADLSKDQPVTAKHAMVVSAQHLATQVGVDILKRGGNAVDAAVAVGYALAVVHPCCGNIGGGGFMLIHLAHGKDVFLDFREKAPLKAGPTLFQDDKGNVVPGKSTGTYLGVGVPGTVMGMDEALRKYGHLSRQQVIAPAIKLAKQGFVLQQGDVNILGERTKDFQKYPNVGAIFLKNGQPYQVGDRLVQPQLAKTLEEISKGGTQAFYHGDIARRVVAASEANGGLLTMKDFADYTVKWDNPIKCGYRGYTVVSDPPPSSGGVTVCQILKLLEPYPLKDWGYGSARALHFTIEAERRAFADRNNYLGDPAFVKNPIDTLLSDKHIDQLRATIDPDKATPSTEVKGSLGATEGMDTTSYAVVDKDGNAVSVTYTINYLFGVGQIAGDTGFFLNNEMDDFTSKPGVPNTFGLVQGKANQVEGGKRPLSSMSPSIVLKDGKLFMVTGSPGGSTIITTVMQSITNVIDYGMNMQQAVNAPRMHHQWYPDAVIYEPGLFTDAVKKELEGMGYKFKQVQSWGADEAILRSPKTGLLEGANDRRRPSGLAAGY
- the kynU gene encoding kynureninase; its protein translation is MPPTYEATSAWAQAQDAADPLAGFRDEFLIPPHEGRDGRYFCGNSLGLQPRAVRPALSAELDYWGELAVEGHFKGRAPWLNYEDYLRDNLAALVGAKPIEVVAMNTLGVNLHLMMVSFYRPTAERPAILIEAGAFPTDRYAVESQIRYHGFDPADALIELEGDGPHGTLSMAAIERALAEHGHRVALVLLPGIQYRTGQAFDFKAITALAHARGCTVGFDLAHAVGNLPLALHDSGMDFAVWCHYKYVNSGPGAVGGVFVHERHATAELPRFHGWWGNRRDNRFQMAPTFDPTPGAEGWQLSNPPILAMVPLRISLEIFHRAGMDRLRAKSLQLTGYLEWLVNSQLADLLEIITPADPTQRGAQLSIRVRGGRERGRALFDYLVDQGIIGDWREPDVIRISPAPLYNRFADCLAFAEAVRAWSDAG